A part of Mesoplodon densirostris isolate mMesDen1 chromosome 10, mMesDen1 primary haplotype, whole genome shotgun sequence genomic DNA contains:
- the FRS3 gene encoding fibroblast growth factor receptor substrate 3, whose product MGSCCSCLDRDSVPDNHPSKFKVTNVDDEGVELGSGVMELTQSELVLHLHRREAVRWPYLCLRRYGYDSNLFSFESGRRCQTGQGIFAFKCSRAEEIFNLLQDLMQCNSINVMEEPVIITRNSHPAELDLPRAPQPPSALGYTVSSFSNGFPGCPGEGLRFSVPRRPSTSSLQHPSFGEESTHALIAPDEQSHTYVNTPASEDEHRRSRHCLQPLPEGRAPLAPQAWGPEQRDPQVFLQPGQVKFVLGPTPARRHMTKCQGLCPSLHHPLHHDNNNEGPSECPARPKCTYENVSGGLRLGAGWRLSPEEPGWNGLAQRRAALLHYENLPSLPPVWESQAQQLGEEAGDDGDSRDGLTPSSNGFPEGEEDETPLQKPTSTRAALRSHSSFPVPLNRHRGSPRVFNFDFRRPGPEPPRQLNYIQVELKGWGGDRPKGPQNPSAPQAPVPTTHPARSSDSYAVIDLKKTVAMSNLQRALPRDDGTTRKTRHNSTDLPL is encoded by the exons ATGGGGAGCTGCTGCAGCTGCCTGGACAGAGACAGCGTCCCAGACAACCACCCCAGCAAGTTCAAG GTGACAAATGTGGATGATGAGGGGGTGGAGCTGGGCTCCGGAGTGATGGAGCTGACTCAGAGCGAGCTGGTGCTGCACCTGCATCGGCGCGAGGCTGTCCGCTGGCCTTACCTCTGCCTGCGGCGCTATGGCTACGACTCCAACCTCTTCTCTTTTGAGAGTGGCCGCCGGTGTCAGACTGGCCAGG ggATATTTGCATTTAAGTGTTCCCGGGCCGAGGAAATCTTCAATCTCCTCCAGGATCTGATGCAGTGTAACAGCATCAATGTGATGGAAGAGCCGGTCATCATCACCCGCAACAGCCACCCAGCTGAGCTCGACCTCCCTCGGGCCCCCCAGCCTCCCAGTG CTCTAGGCTACACCGTCTCCAGCTTCTCCAATGGCTTCCCTGGCTGCCCGGGAGAGGGTCTGCGATTCTCAGTGCCCCGGCGCCCCTCTACAAGCAGCCTGCAACACCCCTCGTTTGGGGAGGAGTCCACCCATGCCCTCATTGCCCCCGATGAGCAG TCCCACACCTACGTCAACACGCCAGCCAGTGAGGATGAGCACCGCAGGAGCCGGCACTGCCTGCAGCCCCTGCCTGAGGGCCGGGCGCCCCTTGCCCCGCAGGCCTGGGGCCCCGAACAGCGGGACCCGCAGGTGTTCCTACAGCCGGGCCAAGTGAAGTTCGTGTTGGGCCCCACCCCGGCTCGGCGGCACATGACCAAGTGCCAAGGCCTCTGCCCCAGCCTGCATCACCCGCTCCACCACGACAATAACAACGAGGGCCCTTCCGAGTGTCCAGCCCGGCCCAAGTGCACCTACGAGAACGTCAGTGGGGGGCTGCGGCTGGGGGCAGGCTGGAGACTGAGCCCGGAGGAGCCGGGCTGGAATGGCCTCGCCCAGCGCCGGGCCGCGCTGCTGCACTACGAGaacctgccctccctgccccccgtgTGGGAGAGCCAGGCCCAGCAGCTGGGGGAGGAGGCCGGGGATGACGGAGACTCGAGGGACGGGCTTACACCCTCCTCCAACGGCTTCCCTGAAGGCGAGGAGGATGAGACCCCACTGCAGAAGCCCACCAGCACCCGGGCTGCCCTCCGCAGCCACAGCAGCTTTCCTGTGCCGCTGAACCGCCACCGAGGCTCCCCGAGGGTCTTCAACTTTGATTTCCGCCGACCGGGCCCCGAGCCCCCCAGGCAGCTCAACTACATCCAGGTGGAGCTGAAGGGCTGGGGTGGAGACCGCCCCAAGGGGCCCCAGAACCCCTCAGCCCCCCAAGCCCCCGTGCCCACCACGCACCCTGCCCGCAGCTCAGACTCCTATGCTGTGATTGACCTCAAAAAGACCGTGGCCATGTCCAACCTGCAGAGGGCTCTGCCCCGCGATGATGGCACCACCAGGAAAACCCGGCACAACAGCACCGACCTGCCTCTGTAG